One genomic region from Haloarcula taiwanensis encodes:
- a CDS encoding hydrolase: protein MSLEWRGAAVAPDDEMPSPEAWEPVSVPGRPEQFAGAEAVAYETTFSDPRDESDAHALLVLNGTYAHTRVWCNGDLLSSHDAYFEPLRIRLPESEEYRIVVECRTPEDRFGGLHATDQLPPERCVPGIWWDASIETRPDPCVSELSVQQQVSEEDVSDATVEVSATVLTEEPLDDRITLSLRPEGDVRGGGMMDRARVSTSDERTTVAYTMDVRDPSLWWPHDRGAQSRYVLRAKLGDDEHSVTTGLRTVSYDDGLRVNGEAVPVRGVTLLDPTVEDVARAVDANANLVRIRAQGTPPEVARACDDHGVLLWQDLPLSGPGSFDRERGIALATRLDTTYAQHPSFAAVGVHDEPVSPYADGLGSGFLDRLRVRWRAWRAGYDSTDAKSVAGSVDAVPTFPVVGPPGIGPDAATLYPGWQYADTADLPWLCSTFGVGDVVAGFGAGALGRPDPGDSPGFDRACHDRHVDGGLDASQAYQASVVREVAESLRRRATPLMIVDSLRDVGDAGMGLLTTDGTEKTAFSVLADCYEPTQVILSDPAPGERDVVVLHDRPEKADLTVEWDCNGDREQAEHTVGPFARVTVDTLTLSAGDDVTLAATDGQTVVKNEYRISE, encoded by the coding sequence ATGTCGCTGGAGTGGCGCGGCGCGGCGGTTGCGCCGGACGACGAGATGCCGTCCCCGGAGGCGTGGGAACCGGTGTCGGTACCCGGCCGGCCAGAACAGTTCGCCGGCGCCGAGGCCGTGGCCTACGAAACGACGTTCTCGGACCCGCGGGACGAGAGCGACGCACACGCCCTGCTCGTACTGAACGGAACATACGCGCACACACGCGTGTGGTGCAACGGTGATTTACTCAGCAGCCACGATGCCTACTTCGAACCGCTCCGGATTCGCCTCCCCGAGAGCGAGGAGTACAGGATCGTCGTGGAGTGTCGCACGCCAGAGGACCGCTTTGGCGGCCTGCACGCGACCGACCAGCTTCCGCCGGAGCGCTGCGTCCCGGGCATCTGGTGGGATGCGAGCATCGAAACCAGACCGGACCCCTGCGTGAGCGAGCTTTCAGTCCAGCAACAGGTGTCGGAAGAAGACGTGTCCGACGCGACGGTCGAGGTGTCGGCGACCGTCCTGACCGAAGAGCCGCTCGACGACCGGATAACCCTCTCTCTGCGGCCGGAAGGCGACGTGCGTGGCGGCGGAATGATGGATCGGGCCCGCGTCTCGACCAGTGACGAGCGGACAACGGTGGCCTACACGATGGACGTGCGCGACCCGTCACTGTGGTGGCCCCACGACCGCGGCGCGCAGTCCCGCTACGTTCTCAGGGCGAAGCTCGGCGACGACGAGCACTCGGTGACGACGGGACTGCGCACCGTCTCCTACGACGACGGCCTGCGGGTCAACGGCGAGGCCGTGCCCGTTCGCGGCGTAACGCTGCTGGACCCAACTGTTGAAGATGTCGCACGGGCTGTCGACGCCAATGCAAATCTGGTTCGGATTCGGGCACAGGGAACGCCGCCCGAAGTGGCCCGCGCCTGTGACGACCACGGCGTCCTGCTCTGGCAGGACCTCCCGCTGTCGGGCCCTGGTTCATTCGACCGCGAACGAGGAATTGCCCTCGCAACGCGGCTCGATACGACCTACGCACAGCATCCCAGTTTCGCGGCGGTCGGTGTTCACGACGAGCCAGTATCTCCGTACGCTGACGGGCTGGGCTCTGGGTTCCTCGACAGACTTCGCGTCCGATGGCGCGCTTGGCGAGCCGGCTACGACAGCACGGACGCCAAGTCAGTGGCCGGGAGCGTCGACGCCGTTCCGACGTTTCCGGTGGTCGGTCCGCCCGGAATCGGTCCCGACGCGGCCACGCTGTACCCGGGGTGGCAGTATGCCGACACGGCCGACCTCCCGTGGCTCTGTTCCACGTTCGGCGTTGGCGATGTCGTCGCCGGTTTTGGTGCCGGTGCGCTTGGGCGGCCGGACCCGGGCGACAGTCCCGGGTTCGATCGCGCCTGCCACGACCGACACGTCGACGGCGGCCTCGACGCGTCACAGGCGTATCAGGCCAGCGTCGTCCGCGAGGTTGCCGAGTCGCTCCGGCGCCGCGCCACGCCACTCATGATCGTGGATAGCCTCCGAGATGTCGGTGACGCCGGTATGGGTCTGCTCACCACGGATGGCACCGAGAAGACGGCGTTCAGTGTTCTTGCCGACTGTTACGAGCCCACGCAGGTGATACTCTCGGACCCAGCGCCCGGCGAGCGGGATGTCGTCGTCCTCCACGACCGTCCAGAAAAAGCGGACCTCACCGTGGAATGGGACTGCAACGGGGACCGCGAACAGGCCGAACACACTGTCGGTCCGTTCGCCCGCGTCACCGTCGACACGCTTACTCTTTCAGCCGGTGACGACGTGACGCTCGCCGCCACCGACGGCCAGACTGTCGTCAAGAACGAGTACCGTATTAGCGAGTGA
- a CDS encoding SAM-dependent methyltransferase translates to MKGQEWYQADTVAEEYEAKRFSRGGRLIDRREKQAVLDAIGPVADKDVLEVACGTGRFTVMLAERGANITGLDISGPMLQQGREKAQATGVDDHVEFMRGDAARLPFPDDHFDTVFAMRFFHLADTPAAFLAEMRRVSKEQVFFDTFNRFSTRSIYNWALPMGSRLYSRWEIDRLLDGAGLELTDANHDWLLPYGFYRKIPNELAASFRSLDTALGGTPLGEKLASVSYWNTHV, encoded by the coding sequence GTGAAAGGGCAGGAGTGGTATCAGGCCGACACCGTGGCCGAAGAGTACGAGGCCAAGCGGTTCTCCCGTGGTGGTCGGCTGATCGACCGACGCGAGAAGCAGGCCGTCCTCGACGCAATCGGCCCCGTGGCCGATAAGGACGTATTAGAGGTAGCTTGCGGGACCGGCCGGTTCACTGTGATGCTGGCCGAGCGCGGCGCGAATATCACCGGGCTGGACATCTCGGGACCGATGCTCCAGCAGGGCCGTGAGAAAGCACAGGCGACCGGTGTCGACGACCACGTGGAGTTCATGCGGGGCGACGCCGCCCGACTCCCGTTCCCGGACGACCATTTCGACACTGTGTTTGCGATGCGCTTTTTCCATCTGGCGGACACACCTGCGGCGTTTCTCGCGGAGATGCGCCGCGTCTCGAAGGAGCAGGTTTTCTTTGATACGTTCAACCGGTTTTCCACCCGGTCGATATACAACTGGGCGCTCCCGATGGGGTCGCGGCTCTACTCCCGCTGGGAGATCGACCGGCTGTTAGACGGGGCCGGACTGGAACTGACCGACGCGAACCACGACTGGCTCCTTCCGTACGGGTTTTATCGGAAGATTCCGAACGAACTGGCCGCCTCGTTCCGCTCGCTCGATACGGCGCTTGGCGGCACACCGCTCGGCGAAAAGTTGGCGTCGGTGTCGTACTGGAACACCCACGTGTAG
- a CDS encoding transcriptional regulator: MNTQAQYLKAIYLTQQQEDGPASTGDVADMLDVSPASANEMIGKLESRGLLNHEKYKGVDLTDDGIAQAREALQNYCIIERFLIEVLEVEEFRAEAKQLEGVIDETVADRLDTIIDRKPQCPDCFDPEGDVCGLLEVEAEVTSD, encoded by the coding sequence ATGAACACGCAGGCCCAGTATCTGAAAGCGATCTATCTCACGCAACAGCAAGAAGACGGTCCGGCATCCACCGGCGACGTGGCCGATATGCTTGATGTCAGTCCGGCGAGCGCCAACGAGATGATCGGCAAACTCGAAAGCCGTGGGCTGCTGAACCACGAGAAGTACAAAGGCGTCGACCTCACCGACGACGGCATCGCACAGGCTCGCGAGGCGCTCCAGAACTACTGTATCATCGAACGGTTCCTCATCGAGGTGCTAGAGGTCGAGGAGTTCCGGGCCGAGGCAAAGCAGCTGGAGGGCGTCATCGACGAAACGGTCGCTGACCGTCTCGATACGATTATCGACCGTAAACCGCAGTGTCCCGACTGTTTCGACCCTGAGGGGGATGTCTGTGGCCTGCTCGAAGTCGAGGCTGAAGTCACCAGCGACTGA
- a CDS encoding GNAT family N-acetyltransferase: MKIREAVSSDRPAIRDVARRSLEASYSLGPKAITSAIEEWYDEERINQILTEESNRLILVAEQDGQVVGLSESVLSGDSIGTILWLHVDPAYRGEGIGSALFDETHGELHDRGAETLQGRVLADNVEGNSFYEDRGFERAGTGEVDIAGRTYVENLYTDAEELGREPITDDGRTVYVDHNNHESGSIAPFHVVHVTEEGSDRYGYFCSNCETLANAMDSMGRIECNNCGNVRKPMRWDAAYL, encoded by the coding sequence ATGAAAATCAGGGAGGCAGTGTCGTCGGACAGGCCGGCTATCCGTGACGTGGCGCGTCGCTCGTTAGAGGCGTCGTATTCGCTGGGGCCGAAGGCGATCACGAGCGCTATCGAGGAGTGGTACGACGAAGAGCGTATCAATCAAATACTTACCGAGGAGAGTAACCGGTTGATTCTCGTCGCTGAGCAGGATGGGCAGGTGGTCGGTCTCTCCGAGAGCGTCCTCTCAGGGGATAGCATCGGAACGATACTCTGGCTGCACGTCGACCCAGCGTACCGCGGCGAAGGGATCGGGTCGGCACTGTTTGACGAGACCCACGGAGAGCTCCACGACCGCGGTGCCGAGACGCTCCAAGGGCGCGTGCTGGCCGACAACGTCGAAGGCAACAGCTTCTACGAGGACCGCGGCTTCGAACGCGCTGGCACGGGCGAGGTCGACATCGCTGGGCGGACCTACGTCGAGAACCTCTACACCGACGCCGAAGAGCTCGGCCGCGAACCGATAACCGACGACGGCCGGACGGTCTACGTCGACCACAACAACCACGAGTCCGGGTCGATAGCGCCGTTCCACGTGGTCCACGTCACCGAAGAGGGAAGCGACCGCTACGGGTACTTCTGTAGTAACTGTGAGACGCTGGCGAACGCGATGGATTCGATGGGCCGTATCGAATGTAACAACTGCGGGAACGTTCGCAAGCCGATGCGGTGGGACGCCGCCTATCTGTAA
- a CDS encoding thermosome subunit yields MGGQPLFILDEDAQRTHGKDAQSSNISAGKAVSESVRTTLGPRGMDKMLVSDDGDVVITNDGATILSEMDIEHPAAQMIVEVAQTQEDEVGDGTTTASVLAGELLTKGEDLLDDDVHPTTIVEGYSAAAELAQEAINEIVLDVDLDDETLVEVAESSMTGKGTGDVEAEKLAEVVVDAVRHAKSDNGVRRDNIEVHTQTGAASSATKLVEGVIVDETAVHDNMPSSVENASIAVIDTELDVRESNIDAEYNVSSVDQLNAALDAEESELQGYAEEVVESGADVAFVTEDVADRVASQLAKEGVFVADSISSSTAKDIVEATGAKRVGSLEALDEDALGHADSVDVEKQGDDDVTFITGGATAESVTVIARGSTEHVVDELERALNDALDVVIAALDAGGVVPGAGATEIAIADHIRSEAASIEGRKQLAVEAFADAVDVLPRTLAENTGLDAIDALVDLRAEHESEGIAGVISEGQTGVVADPVEYGILDPAAVKREAVDSATEAATMIVRIDDVISSS; encoded by the coding sequence ATGGGCGGCCAGCCTCTTTTCATCCTTGATGAGGACGCCCAGCGCACACACGGAAAGGACGCACAGTCATCGAACATCTCCGCCGGAAAGGCCGTAAGCGAGTCCGTACGGACCACGCTCGGTCCCCGCGGCATGGACAAGATGCTCGTCTCCGACGACGGTGATGTGGTCATCACCAACGACGGGGCGACCATCCTTTCCGAGATGGACATCGAACACCCCGCGGCCCAGATGATCGTCGAGGTCGCCCAGACCCAGGAGGACGAAGTGGGCGACGGAACGACGACCGCGTCCGTGCTGGCCGGGGAACTGCTGACGAAAGGCGAGGACCTGCTCGACGACGACGTCCACCCGACGACAATCGTCGAGGGATACTCCGCTGCCGCCGAACTCGCACAGGAGGCCATCAACGAGATCGTCCTCGATGTCGACCTCGACGACGAGACGCTCGTCGAGGTCGCCGAATCATCGATGACCGGCAAGGGCACTGGTGATGTCGAGGCCGAGAAACTCGCCGAAGTCGTCGTCGACGCCGTCCGTCACGCCAAGAGCGACAACGGCGTTCGCCGGGACAACATCGAAGTCCACACCCAGACGGGTGCGGCTTCCTCCGCGACCAAGCTCGTCGAAGGCGTCATCGTTGACGAGACGGCCGTCCACGACAACATGCCGTCCTCGGTCGAGAACGCGTCCATCGCGGTCATCGACACCGAGCTCGACGTCCGTGAGAGCAACATCGACGCCGAGTACAACGTCTCTAGCGTCGACCAGCTCAACGCCGCACTCGACGCCGAAGAGAGCGAACTGCAGGGCTACGCCGAGGAAGTCGTCGAGAGCGGCGCTGACGTCGCCTTCGTCACCGAGGACGTCGCCGACCGCGTCGCCTCCCAGCTCGCCAAGGAAGGCGTCTTCGTCGCCGACAGCATCAGCTCCTCGACCGCGAAGGACATCGTTGAGGCGACCGGCGCAAAGCGCGTCGGCTCCCTCGAAGCTCTTGATGAGGACGCGCTCGGCCACGCTGACAGTGTCGACGTGGAAAAGCAGGGCGACGACGACGTGACGTTCATTACCGGCGGCGCGACCGCCGAGTCCGTCACAGTTATCGCTCGCGGCTCCACCGAACACGTCGTCGACGAACTCGAACGCGCGCTCAACGACGCGCTCGACGTGGTCATCGCCGCGCTCGACGCTGGCGGTGTGGTCCCCGGCGCAGGCGCCACGGAGATTGCCATCGCCGACCACATCCGCTCCGAAGCGGCGTCAATCGAGGGCCGCAAGCAGCTCGCCGTCGAAGCGTTCGCCGACGCTGTCGACGTCCTGCCCCGCACGCTCGCCGAGAACACGGGTCTCGATGCCATTGACGCGCTCGTCGACCTCCGCGCCGAACACGAGAGCGAGGGCATCGCTGGCGTCATCAGCGAAGGCCAGACTGGTGTCGTTGCTGACCCCGTCGAGTACGGCATCCTCGACCCCGCCGCTGTCAAGCGCGAAGCGGTCGACTCCGCCACCGAGGCGGCGACGATGATCGTCCGCATCGACGACGTTATTTCGTCGAGCTAA
- a CDS encoding phosphoserine phosphatase codes for MADSIDESKNVTVTEEDLENKSKGELIKLAGQLRDRRNELNQMASERASARDDLNAKTREKVDEAQEHREKRDELNEQVQEHKDKRNELNAEANELFDKVDNLKNDLELDEGTSVEQLKEEIEDLEFKQQTEVLSSEDEKELIEKIETKREKLQEKQEKLDQGGDLEELKEEAEEVRSEASKHHQKVTELADEAQKHHNEMIEAYREADEIRDEADEKHEEFVEAQEAADQHHEDFVRVQKRLRELDKKEEEQERSQREEKQEAAREEAEEIYQKFKEGETLDTEDLMKLQKAGKL; via the coding sequence ATGGCAGACTCGATAGACGAATCAAAGAACGTTACAGTAACCGAAGAGGATCTCGAAAACAAATCGAAAGGCGAGCTCATCAAACTCGCCGGCCAGCTCCGCGACCGACGGAACGAGCTGAACCAGATGGCGTCCGAGCGGGCCTCCGCCCGCGACGACCTGAACGCGAAGACTCGCGAGAAGGTCGACGAAGCCCAGGAACACCGCGAGAAACGCGACGAGCTCAACGAGCAGGTCCAAGAGCACAAGGACAAGCGAAACGAGCTCAATGCGGAAGCAAACGAGCTGTTCGACAAAGTCGATAACCTGAAAAACGACCTCGAACTCGACGAGGGCACGTCGGTCGAACAACTCAAAGAGGAGATCGAAGATCTCGAGTTCAAGCAACAGACCGAAGTGCTCTCCTCGGAGGACGAGAAGGAGCTCATCGAGAAAATCGAGACCAAGCGCGAGAAGCTCCAGGAGAAACAGGAGAAGCTCGACCAGGGCGGCGACCTCGAAGAGCTCAAAGAGGAAGCGGAAGAGGTCCGCTCGGAAGCCTCGAAGCACCACCAGAAGGTCACGGAACTGGCCGACGAGGCCCAGAAGCACCACAACGAGATGATCGAGGCCTACCGCGAGGCCGACGAGATCCGTGACGAGGCCGACGAGAAACACGAGGAGTTCGTCGAGGCCCAGGAAGCGGCCGACCAGCACCACGAGGACTTCGTCCGCGTCCAGAAGCGCCTCCGCGAGCTCGACAAGAAGGAAGAAGAGCAGGAGCGCTCCCAGCGTGAAGAAAAGCAGGAAGCCGCTCGCGAGGAAGCCGAGGAGATTTACCAGAAGTTCAAGGAAGGCGAGACCCTCGACACCGAGGACCTGATGAAGCTCCAGAAGGCCGGCAAGCTGTAA
- a CDS encoding phosphohydrolase: MGVEIRESPVSADAFEEMKEFVHDYLAASVENEEEGGRMRWYPWHSAEYRFNHILNVVDIATKIARKEGANVDVTRVAALFHDIAKLEAEQDLHAEAGARIAREYLRAHGDYPESFIEQVCAAVEAHSYQGPLDDLPLEVQCLIEADILDKVGANGTALMLLRMGYESRTHMDAAEMVDRVIERGEDARERVQSDTAESIVHQRLKRTRWFQEWLTMEVADMAVEDDLDEVATGMGDS; the protein is encoded by the coding sequence GTGGGCGTCGAGATTAGGGAGTCACCTGTCTCAGCCGACGCGTTCGAGGAAATGAAGGAGTTCGTCCACGACTACCTCGCGGCGAGCGTCGAAAACGAAGAAGAGGGCGGCCGGATGCGCTGGTATCCGTGGCACTCCGCGGAGTATCGCTTCAACCACATCCTCAACGTCGTCGACATCGCGACAAAAATCGCCCGCAAGGAGGGCGCAAACGTGGACGTGACTCGCGTTGCAGCGTTGTTTCACGACATCGCGAAACTGGAAGCCGAGCAGGACCTCCATGCGGAAGCCGGCGCTCGGATCGCACGCGAGTATCTGCGGGCACACGGTGACTACCCAGAATCGTTCATCGAACAGGTCTGCGCCGCCGTCGAGGCTCACTCGTACCAGGGGCCGCTGGACGACCTGCCGCTGGAAGTACAGTGTCTCATCGAGGCGGACATCCTAGACAAAGTCGGCGCGAACGGGACCGCCCTGATGTTGTTGCGCATGGGCTATGAGTCCCGGACGCATATGGACGCGGCCGAGATGGTCGACCGTGTCATCGAGCGCGGTGAGGACGCGCGCGAGCGCGTGCAGAGTGACACCGCCGAGTCTATCGTCCACCAGCGGCTCAAGCGGACCCGTTGGTTCCAGGAGTGGCTAACGATGGAAGTCGCCGACATGGCTGTCGAAGACGACCTCGACGAGGTGGCGACTGGGATGGGCGATTCATAG
- a CDS encoding rubrerythrin, giving the protein MSLTQPVVSDHQLARLLQIGIVLEEVVEARAAKHAEETSGEHEQAVLDLLAHAETESAEHRRQLEALIDDLEADTVPFEEIEMLVEAQYEADEDFDGVLYDQLCNEETAYKFYDDLIEAIEASDVTFTIDRERLLAVLSDIREDEAEGVEDVTDLMEDYQ; this is encoded by the coding sequence GTGAGTCTCACACAGCCAGTGGTGTCCGATCATCAGCTGGCCCGGTTGCTACAGATCGGCATCGTCCTCGAAGAGGTCGTCGAGGCACGGGCGGCCAAGCACGCCGAGGAAACGAGCGGAGAGCACGAACAGGCGGTGCTCGACCTCCTCGCGCACGCCGAGACGGAGTCGGCCGAGCACCGCCGGCAACTGGAGGCACTCATCGACGACCTCGAAGCGGACACCGTTCCGTTCGAGGAAATCGAGATGCTAGTCGAGGCCCAGTACGAGGCCGACGAGGACTTCGACGGCGTGTTGTACGACCAGCTCTGTAACGAGGAGACGGCGTACAAGTTCTACGACGACCTCATCGAAGCCATCGAGGCGTCCGACGTGACATTCACTATCGACCGCGAACGGCTGCTTGCCGTGCTGTCGGATATCCGCGAGGACGAGGCAGAAGGTGTCGAAGACGTGACCGACCTGATGGAGGACTATCAATGA
- a CDS encoding amidohydrolase → MLELEHGFRVVDVHARLEPDEQRRPRDGMGDPEQLEREMHQAGVVRSVVFPGERDGSYLKANNAVARMTVERPMVAFARVNGARDPGSGPGSALRNLASSRTDDHTSPADIEQYAYDDRFYGFKLHPPTDGLPDDEVLAELESVSLPVIVHGGEGFPPETVAESLLSYDFPVILSHFGAHPLRQDLMERAIDLLAAHDNLYLDTSAVRYRGPMERAVLEHPDRVLFGSGVPSVHPNVAVMEILTLDVPEDAMRKVFSNNPNRVIEALAP, encoded by the coding sequence ATGCTGGAGCTGGAGCACGGCTTTCGGGTCGTCGACGTGCACGCACGGCTGGAACCCGACGAGCAGCGCCGGCCCCGAGACGGCATGGGTGACCCGGAGCAACTGGAACGGGAGATGCACCAGGCCGGCGTCGTCCGCTCCGTCGTCTTCCCTGGCGAGCGAGACGGGTCGTATCTGAAAGCGAACAACGCCGTCGCCCGGATGACCGTCGAGCGACCGATGGTCGCCTTCGCCAGAGTCAACGGCGCTCGGGACCCGGGGTCCGGCCCCGGGTCGGCGCTTCGCAACCTCGCAAGTAGTCGCACAGATGACCATACCTCGCCTGCGGACATCGAACAGTACGCCTACGACGACCGGTTCTACGGCTTCAAGCTCCATCCACCGACCGACGGGCTACCCGATGACGAAGTCCTCGCAGAACTGGAGTCAGTGTCGCTGCCCGTTATCGTCCACGGCGGCGAAGGGTTCCCGCCCGAAACTGTCGCCGAATCGCTGCTATCGTACGACTTCCCGGTCATTCTCTCACACTTCGGCGCGCATCCACTTCGGCAGGACCTGATGGAACGAGCCATCGACCTGCTGGCGGCCCACGACAATCTGTATCTCGACACCAGCGCGGTCCGCTACCGGGGGCCGATGGAACGGGCGGTTCTGGAACATCCTGACCGTGTTCTCTTCGGGAGCGGCGTCCCCAGCGTTCACCCGAACGTGGCTGTCATGGAGATTCTGACACTGGATGTCCCCGAAGACGCGATGCGCAAGGTGTTCTCGAACAATCCAAACCGCGTCATCGAAGCGCTGGCGCCCTGA
- a CDS encoding lysine transporter LysE, with product MHHSPGLLQLGALSLVPTALGGILFGLALAAPPGPMNAVIAEESALRGWRAGFLAGLGAMTADACFLVLAVLGAATIITETPGLRRVMIGAGGLLMLWFAYGAVQEANTVVTEGESSVASGDSRGFRKALVLALTNPYQVAFWLTVGVGLLEPGVVDVASYVPAVGSDALTVQTGHPVLLGGFFGGIGIWITGFPAAIVAARTRIERLAPLVAWISAAVLAGTGVLFLLRAL from the coding sequence ATGCATCACTCACCTGGCCTGCTCCAGCTCGGCGCGCTCTCGCTCGTCCCGACAGCTCTCGGTGGAATCCTGTTTGGCCTCGCGCTCGCCGCGCCACCGGGTCCGATGAACGCCGTTATTGCCGAGGAGAGTGCACTGCGGGGCTGGCGGGCCGGCTTCCTCGCTGGCCTCGGCGCGATGACTGCTGACGCCTGCTTCCTTGTGCTCGCTGTGCTCGGCGCCGCTACGATCATCACCGAGACGCCGGGACTTCGACGAGTGATGATCGGTGCCGGCGGGCTCCTGATGCTCTGGTTCGCGTACGGAGCAGTTCAGGAGGCCAATACAGTAGTTACCGAGGGGGAGTCGTCGGTCGCGTCCGGGGACAGCCGGGGCTTTCGCAAGGCGCTCGTGCTGGCACTGACAAACCCCTATCAGGTCGCCTTCTGGCTCACCGTCGGCGTGGGCCTCCTTGAACCGGGTGTGGTCGACGTGGCGTCGTACGTGCCCGCGGTCGGGTCTGACGCATTAACCGTCCAAACCGGCCACCCGGTGCTGTTGGGTGGGTTTTTCGGCGGGATCGGTATCTGGATTACGGGATTTCCGGCGGCGATTGTCGCCGCGAGAACGCGTATCGAGCGGCTCGCACCGCTGGTCGCGTGGATTAGTGCCGCTGTTCTCGCCGGGACTGGGGTTCTGTTCCTGCTGCGGGCGCTATGA
- a CDS encoding glycosyl transferase family 2, which produces MDISVVVPTLNGREELAGCLDALTEQVPDAEVIVVNGPSADGTTGMIRDRDDVSILVEIADRSVTVARNAGIDRATGDVIALVHQSLSVESGWADAVRDGLSGTAQAITGPTHQQLWAGMTTETEETRTIAGRDVTYFNPGNVAFDAEVLEALDGFDEYLNVGSARDFAHRMAASEYGVDWSTKMCVSREFEADGGIAETDWNWKYRSLAYRLVKNYNVRPTVVRRLLSHAIGDAKDALVDVVRGETTPSQWLGNGQDVFGGVGSGIVDGVRARVTDRTLRRNPNGRSARADRAVTVYDWR; this is translated from the coding sequence ATGGATATCTCGGTAGTGGTCCCGACGTTGAACGGCCGGGAAGAGCTGGCCGGCTGTCTGGACGCACTCACCGAGCAGGTTCCGGATGCGGAAGTAATCGTCGTCAACGGCCCGTCAGCCGACGGGACGACTGGCATGATCCGCGACCGGGACGACGTGTCTATTCTCGTCGAAATCGCCGACCGCTCGGTGACAGTCGCCCGCAACGCTGGCATCGACCGGGCGACGGGGGACGTTATCGCGCTCGTCCATCAGTCGCTCTCAGTCGAGTCCGGCTGGGCTGACGCCGTGAGAGACGGGCTTTCGGGGACCGCGCAAGCCATCACCGGACCGACACACCAGCAACTGTGGGCCGGGATGACGACCGAAACAGAAGAAACACGGACGATAGCCGGCCGCGACGTGACGTATTTCAACCCCGGCAACGTCGCGTTCGATGCCGAGGTACTGGAAGCACTGGACGGATTCGACGAGTATCTGAATGTCGGCAGCGCCCGGGACTTCGCACACCGGATGGCCGCCAGTGAGTACGGTGTCGACTGGAGCACAAAAATGTGTGTCAGCCGCGAGTTCGAGGCCGACGGCGGCATCGCAGAGACCGACTGGAACTGGAAGTACCGCTCGCTCGCGTATCGACTTGTGAAAAACTACAACGTCCGGCCGACTGTGGTGCGGCGACTCCTCAGCCACGCGATCGGTGACGCGAAAGACGCGCTGGTCGATGTCGTGCGCGGGGAGACGACGCCGTCGCAGTGGCTCGGCAACGGGCAGGACGTGTTCGGCGGCGTCGGGTCGGGAATCGTCGACGGAGTCAGGGCACGCGTGACCGACCGGACACTCCGCCGGAATCCGAACGGTCGGTCCGCGCGTGCGGACCGCGCAGTGACTGTGTACGACTGGCGGTAA